The following proteins are encoded in a genomic region of Coregonus clupeaformis isolate EN_2021a chromosome 14, ASM2061545v1, whole genome shotgun sequence:
- the LOC121581156 gene encoding leukocyte cell-derived chemotaxin 1-like: protein MAGSSEKVPIALAGPEDLQQFMPPAYTAVAVKPAATGRLLKTGIVVLIAGAILLLFGAIGAFYFWNNNDKHVYNVHYSMSINGKVEEGSMEIDATNNMERFRTGSGNDEAVEVHDFQIGITGIRFAGGEKCYIKTQVKALLPDVETLNKDSLLFDLEDEVMPAKFEEDSLIWVAADMPLSDPTFLSSKIRDLCGDLPIFWLRPTYPNGGQRKAAPRQRRQAPGTEEEVDPEAEFNPENPYHRGLEGDEGTMTFDPMLDHQGVCCTECRRSHTQCQRICEPLGGFHPWPYHYRGCRVACRVIMPCRWWVGRILGIL, encoded by the exons ATGGCCGGGAGTTCAGAAAAAGTTCCCATCGCCTTAGCGGGACCCGAGGACCTGCAACAGTTTATGCCACCG GCATACACTGCCGTGGCGGTTAAACCGGCGGCCACCGGCCGCCTGCTGAAGACCGGGATTGTGGTCTTGATCGCCGGGGCAATTCTGCTGCTGTTCGGGGCAATCGGAGCTTTTTACTTCTGGAATAATAACGACAAACAT gtctACAACGTCCACTACAGCATGAGTATTAACGGTAAGGTGGAGGAGGGCTCTATGGAGATTGATGCTACAAACAACATGGAGAGGTTCCGCACCGGGAGCGGAAATGACGAGGCAGTAGAGGTCCACGACTTCCAGATT GGTATAACTGGTATCCGTTTTGCTGGAGGAGAGAAGTGTTATATTAAGACTCAGGTCAAAGCTCTTCTGCCTGACGTGGAAACACTCAACAAAGACTCACTTCTGTTCGACCTG gaggatGAGGTGATGCCTGCTAAATTTGAGGAGGACTCTCTGATCTGGGTGGCGGCTGACATGCCCCTCTCTGACCCCACCTTCCTCAGCTCCAAGATCCGCGATTTGTGTGGAGACCTGCCAATCTTCTGGCTCCGCCCTACCTACCCCAACG GCGGGCAGAGGAAGGCGGCCCCTCGGCAGCGCCGCCAGGCACCCGGGACAGAGGAGGAAGTAGACCCGGAAGCAGAATTTAACCCTGAGAACCCCTATCAT CGTGGTCTGGAGGGCGATGAGGGCACCATGACCTTTGACCCCATGCTGGACCACCAGGGCGTGTGCTGTACGGAGTGCCGGAGGAGCCACACCCAGTGCCAGAGGATCTGTGAGCCCTTGGGCGGGTTCCACCCCTGGCCCTACCACTACCGCGGGTGCAGGGTGGCCTGCAGAGTCATCATGCCCTGCCGCTGGTGGGTGGGACGCATCCTGGGCATCCTCTAA
- the LOC123492351 gene encoding uncharacterized protein LOC123492351 isoform X1 encodes MPPILKKSPLFSIEKDAIQIQLFYDDFETANPLGSKKGIHKLGAIYFTLRNFPPIFNSSLINIHLGALFHAQDIKRYGFNLILEPLVSDLKVLETEGLKVPRLKDVIHGTIVQVTGDNLGLHGLFGFVESFGARYCCRFCLLEKDCFQTVFCEDDPKVVLRTIEMHKLHCQTLQTDPTLPHIYGVKRICLLNSLQYFNTANNFSVDIMHDILEGVAQFEVKLVLQYIKENFLNAEQLAGRIHAFDYGYNQQRNRPPRVKLFDGSNDLGLNAIQSWCLLRNMPLLFGDLIQSDDQHWHLLLLLLHIVNIVFSPVLTEGMTIYLKHLIIDHHQLFKQLFPAINLLPKHHFMIHYPRNIKNIGPVLHMWCMRYEAKHNFFKKQLKKL; translated from the coding sequence ATGCCGCCTATTTTAAAAAAAAGTCCCTTATTCTCTATAGAAAAAGATGCCATACAGATCCAGCTATTTTATGACGACTTTGAAACAGCAAACCCCTTGGGGTCTAAAAAGGGTATACACAAATTAGGTGCTATATACTTTACATTAAGGAATTTTCCCCCAATCTTTAATTCATCATTGATAAATATTCATTTGGGTGCTCTTTTCCATGCGCAGGACATCAAGCGTTATGGTTTTAATTTGATACTTGAGCCACTTGTCAGTGATCTTAAAGTACTCGAGACAGAGGGACTTAAAGTTCCCAGATTGAAAGATGTGATTCACGGTACCATAGTTCAGGTCACTGGTGATAATCTTGGGTTGCATGGTTTATTTGGCTTTGTGGAGTCATTTGGGGCAAGGTATTGTTGTCGTTTCTGTCTCCTTGAGAAAGATTGTTTTCAAACTGTGTTCTGTGAAGATGATCCAAAAGTTGTACTACGAACTATCGAGATGCACAAACTGCACTGTCAAACTTTACAAACAGATCCTACACTACCTCATATCTATGGTGTCAAACGCATTTGTCTGCTGAATTCACTACAGTATTTTAATACAGCCAACAATTTTTCTGTAGATATAATGCACGATATTTTAGAAGGAGTTGCTCAGTTTGAAGTCAAACTTGTCCTGCAGTACATTAAGGAAAACTTCCTAAATGCTGAACAACTGGCTGGTAGAATACATGCTTTTGACTATGGATACAATCAGCAGCGAAACCGTCCACCTAGAGTAAAGTTGTTTGATGGAAGTAATGATTTGGGGTTGAATGCTATACAGTCTTGGTGCTTATTACGTAATATGCCTTTGCTATTTGGTGATTTAATACAGTCAGATGACCAGCACTGGCATCTTCTACTTTTGCTTCTACACATTGTTAACATTGTATTTTCCCCAGTCCTTACAGAAGGCATGACCATTTACCTCAAACATTTAATCATTGATCATCATCAGCTCTTCAAGCAGTTGTTTCCTGCAATCAATCTCTTACCAAAGCATCACTTCATGATTCATTACCCTCGTAATATAAAAAACATCGGCCCAGTTCTGCACATGTGGTGCATGCGTTATGAAGctaaacataatttttttaagaagcaattaaaaaagctttaa
- the LOC123492351 gene encoding uncharacterized protein LOC123492351 isoform X2, with amino-acid sequence MWNDCVHGVYYCRKLPSTSELEELLLAADPPEDGTELDVDFGWDSDLSSVLLLIHLIPPSAQGRKRPGKVSASQAEKHLVVFKKTGTNIQEHLDAITTSAQPYLLAVGVKKNAIHQFFIIIDKNAIPCRSTSSLVAFDELFKLHFVFGTSYNTMLHNMYTFIQTTVYSIDAGKVKESPRVAEIRARLLH; translated from the exons TTCATGGTGTCTATTATTGCAGAAAGCTTCCATCCACAAGTGAGCTTGAAGAACTCTTGCTGGCAGCTGATCCTCCTGAGGATGGCACTGAATTGGATGTTGACTTTG GTTGGGACAGTGATCTGTCATCGGTTTTactgcttatacacctgattccACCCTCCGCTCAGGGTCGGAAGAGACCAGGAAAGGTTTCCGCATCCCAAGCAGAGAAACATCTTGTGGTATTCAAGAAG ACCGGAACAAACATTCAAGAGCATCTCGATGCCATCACTACTAGCGCTCAGCCCTATCTCCTAGCTGTTGGAGTTAAGAAGAATGCAATCCACCAGTTCTTCATCATTATCGACAAGAATGCCATACCTTGCAGGTCAACCTCTTCTCTTGTTGCTTTTGACGAACTATTTAAGTTACATTTTGTGTTTGGCACATCCTACAACACCATGCTCCACAACATGTACACTTTCATCCAAACTACAGTGTACAGCATCGATGCTGGCAAGGTCAAAGAGAGCCCTCGTGTTGCTGAAATCAGGGCGAGGTTACTTCATTAG